The nucleotide window TAACAAAGCCCTGAATATTCTCAATGACATAATTTatagaattataaaatcaagctGAATAAATCAAAGACAATCATGGACAGAACAGCACAAAGAAAATCCGGACAGAAATAACATCTAAAGGTAAACGGTTATCATAAGAATTAAAAGGCAATGGTCATACCAAATAGCAGAAGAGGCTCTCACAATATTTATGCTTATCCAATCGTTTTGTCACGAAAACTTGACCCCTTGTCTTTTCATGATAAAGCTATTCATCTAAACTGCATTTAGCTTCCACTAATACCTGGAACGACTAAGCTAACCACATGAGATCAGATTTTGGAAAACTTATCCTTTTTACTATGGTATAAAAAGTTTTACTTATTTAATGTCTTTAAAAAGCAgcattgatttgtatttttttttaatataatccaATGATAAATGATATTTACCGAGTGTGAGAGTTTATTTTTACGTCACGgtatatttttcaaagtgttttttaaaaactttctttgcctaaaaataaataaattacacacAGTAATATCTCCTAATTAATCCCAGAAAGATGGGTGCAGAGTTGCTTCAGTAAATTCTGGAATTCCAATTATTAACAGGTCATCCAAAGGTCTatgtgataaaaaaagagagtaaaaagcAGCAATGAAACCAAAGAAACTGAGAAGTTGAAGAACAGATTATAACCAAATAACTTAGCATCAACCATATTAATGTAACAATGCAGATAGATGATACATTTCTCAAAGGTCTTTTACTATTAGGGTCAGGATTGCAAACGGAAAAGTCATAGCATGTCAGCACTTAACTCAATATTGTACTCCATAATGCACATCAGGGTGACCTGAAATCCTACTGTAATCATCTGAAAATAAACTGGAATTAAGTACAACACCAACCTTTCAATGGTAGAAGCACCAAGATTGCCAGGCGAGGAATTCTCGAATCCTATAGCATGTACAGATTCAGAAGCCTTGGAATTGAGACTCTACAAACTAattgggggtatgtacaacgtAAAAAGTTCAGTGGAACTGAACATCTTGCTATGCCAATGTCATGACTAGATACCTCCTCTTTCAATAAGTTGAGGTCCCATGATGAGCAATAACCATCCTACAAACTGATACTGTGTCAAAGTATAGATCCTCGAACAtaatattttcaactaaaaCTGAAATACATGGGCTTTCAACGGACCAGGTGTACAACCTGCAAATATGGCCCACAATATGGCCATACGTATCCAGAATGTAAACAAAGTACCTACTGCTCGTGCCATTACAAATGAGATCCAGAAAGTTCACCTGTTGAACTGGAACCTGCATATGCAATTATCGTAGGTTAAACAAGTGAAAAAGCAGATTCAATAAAAATGCTTTCACTATTTTATCTTacaatttgaatttttctgaTTTTACAGTCAATTAATGTTAGCATTTCTGAATTCCAATCCTTGATTGGTTCACGCACACAAAAAAGGATATTGCACCGatgtctaaaaaaataaattttgatcaaGTAATTTCTCGGTTACAGAGTGCAGATTTTATCCATAGACTTTTTCTATTTCATACTCACAGTTACCTTGAGGATTGCACAAGTCAAGTATGAGAAAAACATGAATCAAACTGGAAGAATGATCATCGATATTCAAGGCCTTAAATTGATGCGAATTCAGTTCAGCTGCTTCGCAAAATCACCGCTCCCCCTCTATTTGTAAATAATggaattgcaagaaaatcatcaaaCTATAGAATCAGTATAACATAACTTGCAAGTGGAGCATTATTCACAGATCACAAACCCGTGTTCATCAGACCAAGTATGAGAAGAACCAGCTCccgggagaaaaaaaaagaaaagaaactataCAATAATGTTTGCAGTCTGCAAGCATCAGCTGGATAGAcgttttaaaaagtaaaattaaagggaaaaggGATGAACTTATAAGAAACCGAAACAacaataattgaagaaataagcAGTGGAAATTGCAATCAATAGAAATCTTACATTAAGCCATCTTGTCACGAGGGGATGTAAATTGGGAACAAAATTCCCGATAAGGAGTGAATTCCTCTTGCCATTTTGAAAAATTCTTcttcaataaatttgaaattttcgaCTCTTGTGAACTAAATTTCACCTCACGAGCATCAAATTTCAAGTCGATTGGGCACAGATCATCAAAGAATTCTAGTTTGAAAGTTTCCACCTTTTCAGGATGAGGTGACTGTTTCTCATGCACTTTTGTAATCATGGAAGCAAACGTGTCATCCTGATACACACAATTATCCTCTTTGTGAACTTGAAAAGAGAGCTGACATGCAGTTGGATGGTATAGAAGGAAAGACTTTGGTTTTTCAGAATGATCCAAAAAGTCATCTCTGTCATCATCAAGGGAGATAGCATTATCATCCTGAAGCTTGGTTGTGGAATCTGAAACAGCCACTTCCTTGGCCACCTGCATAACTTCATTGCATCGAACGCTAAGTTCCGATTCTGATGAAAATCCGCCTGTTTCTTCCTGTGAATTTGGACAACCATTACGAAGCTCATGAAGTGTAGACAAAATAGGGAGAGGAAGAGCTGGACCCACAAGGGCATCACTACTTTGCACTTTACGTGAACACCTATTACTGTGGTTTGAAGGCTTCCGCAAGAAAAATGGAGGTAATTGAGGTAGTTCTGGAACAACTGAAAATTCCAAAGCAACCCTTTTCTGATCCAAAAGTACTTCATGAAATTCAGAATAGCTGGAAAAGGCGAGTTGTAAGAATTCCATTGGCAATTCAGCCCACATTCTCCTCAAAGCTACCTCATGGATGCTTGTTGGCAAGTTTATGTCATTAAATGTAACTGTAATGGCAGGGGATGTTCTAAATCGACCAAACCCACAAATTTTCAGCTTCTTGCACAATACTTCATGAAATTCTAGGCTGAACAATTCCTTCTCATGAGGACACTCACAAGGCTTTGCCATGTTTGAATCGAGAACTTGAGAAAGTTTGCCATTCAAATGTGCATGTAGATAGTTCAGTTCAAAATACTTAAATTTTCTAGGGACCTTGTATTCCTCATCACCCATGAAGTAAAGTAAGTTGTCTTCTGGATGCAGCATTGGATCTCTTTGAGCCACTCCTATATTTTTAACCAATTCCCATGAGGCACAATATCTCTGTGATTCAAGCTTTCCTGATGACATCaatctaattaaaacaaaaccaccAAATTCATCAGGCTCAAACAACAATGAAGAGAGATCGTTGCTCAAAACACCAAAGCCCAACACTATGTCTTTTTTCTGCTGCCAATCAGTCCATTCAGGAAGAGCTTCCTTCCAAAACTGTTCTCTTACAAGGCAATCTCCACGTTGACAATCATCACCTGATAACATGAGACCTGAAGGGTGGTCCCAAGCGTATAAACAACtggaaaatttagaaatttccAAGGCAATGGACCCTTTACGAGGAGGAAAGGATGGTCCATAGCAAAAGAGGCTGAATTCACAATTCCAAAATGACCCCAAAATAATGCCAAAACCTGAAGAATTCGCCCAGTCATGTGTGTCATCCCTTGAGTTGGACCTCAAATCAGACAATCTAAACACATCAATAAAACATGGCTTATCAAGACCATGTGCCCATTGCAACAAAGGTATCATAGGCTTGCGCACATCACAAATAACTAACATAGTTTCAGAAACCAAAGCAAAATGAAGACTATCCGAAACTGCCCTGGACATAGCTAGGAACCGTTCCTTTTCACTAAGAGCATATGCACTAAACATATCAATCCTTGCTAAACAAGTCACATCAAAACCACCGCATTTCCAATCAATCATAAAAACAGCATCTGACCGTGCAACAATCAAAACCCTACAATGCCAACTAAACTCACACCCTAACCATTTACAATCTCCTAACTTACCTTCATTACCCCACGAAACTTTCAATTTAGTACCCCTAAAATACATATCAGAACAATCGGCttccaaatcaaacaaaaataatgtacCATTCTCCAACAAAACCACACTCTGAACTTTTATATAAGGACTCCAACAAGCACTCGCAATTCCACAActcttaaaattcttacaaCCTAAATAACTCAAAACAGGCCTTTTCATACTTTCACTATATTTAACGCAGAACCAATTCACAGAATACATAGTATAAACTAACAAATAACCAAAAGAGCCAGAAAAGGAATAATTACCATTCAAAAAAGAATCATCCTCAATGGGGTTCACTAAGACCCTCACAATCTTTGACCCCAAACTCTTACTAGCAGTAAAAATCCCACCCTTTTGATCCCCAGTAGCCACCAAGCTCTTATCTTTAACAGAAAGTAACAAAAACCCAATTCGGTCAAGATTAGTCCCAGtggaaaaaaacacaacaacagTATCATCATGTGGGCATTTAAGGAACTGGAGTCTATTATAAGCTaacaaaggagaagaaaagtgtAGATCTTGAGGgccaaaagaaaaggcaatagAGGAAGCagtagagagagggagaggagagTCAGCGAGTGTTGACGTGGAGATAAATCTTGTGAGAGAAAGATGGGGTGGTGGGTTTAgaagaggaggagagagagCAGGAGAGGTAAAGAGGTGTGCCAGTGATTCAGGGATTGGGTTGAATATAAGTGGACCAATAAGGGATTCTGAGGCTTGTTTTGAGAGTAAGAGTGGTGCTTTCGACACAGTGTCTATTGGAAATCCTGACTTCCATTCTTGTGAAAACTCGATCATTGCCATGGTCGTGTCTTTCAGGCAGACAAAAACTTCCGAGAGACAGAAGGGTGGCAAGGATACGAGAGGTTCCAAGACCTCTTAACTTTTAAGGTTTCTCGGTTTTAAGGGTTTTACTTCTATCCCTCTATTTTAAAATTGTCCATTGTTATCCCTATATTTTCAGAATGTTTCAATTTAGCCACAACTAACTAAATAACTAACTAAAACCCACTAatgtcatatttttattatgttttcctTAATTATGCTCGTATCCTTTAATAGAATATTTAAATATGTTgtaactattatttttaaaaatatttttttaaaaaatatattaaaataatatttttttattttaaaaaattatttttaatatcaacacatcaaaaaatctaaaaatataaaaaaattaatttgaagtaaagaaaaaaatttaaattttaaattttttttaaaaaaattttgaaacaaaaaaaaggagtctaaatatatgttataatatctcacaataaaaaataatatttaaaaaataaaaaatcaaattcaaaagttGGTTAATGGTTTGCggaatttttgaattgttttggaaACTACAAGGGTAACATTAGGAAAGTTTAAAATATAGGGTTAAGAGTggatattaatgaatttatagggaTAAAGATAAAGTTTACCTGAAAGATGGTAATTAAATTGTGGAGTGTGAGCTTTGAGCGGAGCTGCAGAAAAATAATGGAGTCGAGGGGGGTGGCGAGCCACAGCAACATTGTTAGCAGCAGAGAAAAGAAGGCTAAACGCAGAGAGGTATAACCCAAAAACCAACACgaaaaaaaggctttctttcttttcttttaagggaTTTTGAGATGTAAAGTTTcagtctttctttttttctttttatttatttagatactGGAAAAGAAGAAGGCAATTGATGAATTGATAAAAGCAGCATCTTCTGAGAAGGACCATCTTGTTTATTTCCAACCATTTTGTCATTACAATAGAAACGGTATAATCCTTAGTTCCTTGCTCAAAATTGGTTcatatggttgatttttttttttgtatttctttactTGGTTTTTATGAGTGCATTTTTATTGGATGATTGAATTGGCTGATTTACTGTAGTTATTTAGTATTAGATTTTAGGATGTtggttccttttgttttatgggTGTGCTATTTTGTTTACAAATTCTATGTTTTTGAAAGCTGAATCCCTGTCATGATTACTAGGTCTGTCTGTGTTTTTAGAATCTGGAAGTGGGGATAAACTTTCTTCTTCTGTAAAGCGGTACATTCAAAACCTCcttaaggtaaaaaataaaataaaatgagtttaagagtcttattgtttttgttattttgggcTTCTGTGATCTCATATTGCACGTGCTGTATAAATATGTGAGTTGGAGATTCTGTGTTAGTACCATTGTGGAATTGCCTAAATTGTTTGAAATTTACAGGTCAATATGGAGGTGGCGTTTGGTCCTGAGTGGTCATCAGAAGAAAAGGTGAAGTGTAGGGACATGGTTGCTTCAGAAGCGCGTTATATATTTGTTCACGAGGCTCCAAATGCTAGTGTTGATGAAATTTCAATGAAGTTAGATAAAAGCCCCTTGGTTGGATTTGTACATTATCGCTTTACTCTTGAGGAAGATATACCTGTTCTTTATGTGTATGAAATACAGCTCGAGTCTCATGTCCAAGGGAAGGGATTGGGGAAATTCCTTATGCAACTAATTGAGCTTATTGCTCGCAAGGTGCTGAATGCTCTTTCTTGTAGCTCTTTAATGGTTGTGAATAACTAATGAGATATATGAAAACACCCATGTTTCTAGGTTTTCTAATTGAACAGCATACAAGTAATATGAACTATCCTTCTCCCCCGCCATGTAAATCTCTAGTATCTTTACCTTGTACCTCAGAATTAAATCTTCTAGATGCTAATTGTGCTTCATCTTTGAGATTTAATTTACTCATTTCATCTTCTGTAGAGCTGCATGGGTGCTGTAGTATTAACAGTTCAAAAAGCGAATGCAGTAGCCATGAATTTCTACAGAAGTAAGCTGAGGTTTGTCTTTTACTCGAAATACTGTTATCTTAGTGATCTCTTAAATTTTGTGACATTTAGCTCTGAGTATCTAATTTGAGTTCCACTCATTTGCTAGATAAAATGCAATAGTAATGAGTATACTTGGATGCTAATGGAAATTAGAAACCAGAAGAAACCTCTTTCCTTCCTAGGCTACTAACCATTTCCCCACCAAtccatgatttttctttatcatttctGCCACAAAAAAtggtttttaagattttttttattcatcagtCAATATCATTTCTATGCAGATACACAATATCAAGCATTTCACCATCCAGAGTTGATCCCTTGGTATGCAATTATTGATTACATTATGTACAGTATCTACAATTTATGTTTACCCCCTCTGTTATAAGGAGCTTTATTTGTTGCACAGATGGGTCTTGAGAAGAGTTACGAGATTCTCTGCAAAGCATTCGACCATGAAGCCAAAGTTATATTGGAGGTACAAACTATTACATTATTTTCTATGAATAATAATGTTGTAATCTTAAAAATACATGCCATTTTGTTCGTGTGAGAATTCAGGATAGAAAAAGAAGCTTTCTTCCAGATATAGTTTTTGATATTTCTTGCATGTTGCGAAAATTTTGATATGCTTATGTTTGCACATGGCAAGCCTTTGTAAATAAACAGACAGATGATTGAAGATTTCTACCATATATTGCTAGCATTTTGTGGTTGAATGTTAGTGTTAAAGAGTAAAACTGCACTATAATTAGGGTTTGTTTCTGGGATTCATTTAACCATTGTATTTTCATAGGTTAGTAGGCTTCATTGCCATCAACAGCACTGCCCTGTTCATTCTGGAGACAAATTTTTCTGTTGATTTCCACTTGTGGATTgcaatttttttgggtttcttcCTAGTACTGCCTTTCCATCTACTAACAGCATTCCTAGAAAGCttattgcatccctgccaaatcAGAAGACTTTCGGAAATAAATCTCTGAAGGCCAACCGGTCAAGTTTGTAGTAGCAATGATTAGATAAAGTGCTCTGACTTCGAGATTTCTCTTCACATGCATTCCAGAAATGGGGATGGGCGTGTGGATTCGGTTCCTCATCATAGCACAGAATATTTTGTACTTCCTATGGGCttctagtttattttgttaGGTGACTCTAAGAACAGCATGCTAAGGCATGTGCTATTTGGTGGTGGTTTACAGCTTCTCTTTGATTAGTAGATGGTTTTGCCTAACAGAGCATGTAATGGTCAAGAGTTGCACTAATGAGACCATTCATTGACCAAGTGAAGCATTTTTTGTGGAAGTTTTCCATCTTTGCAATTTGATTTCTTCAAGATGGACATGAACATTTGATAAATGAAACTTTACATGTGCTTTTTTCACTAGTGGAACTTTTCATTGGTAAATATGATGGAATACGTAGCTGATTTGATACAAAAGTCTTCAtctttttgtatctttttgGTGCAGTTAATTGGGGGGAAAATCTCAAGCTTTTGAGGGTCACTCATACAAATTCTTTCTGACATATACTTTAATTGAAGGATTTTTTCATCCTCCTGTTtattatacaaaattattttgttttttatatgcagGGGAGTGGATGAGCAGGAGAATTTGGACCGAATGTTTAGATTGGTGGGGCTTATAACAGGTTCTACCTTGTTATCGGAGCTGTACTTGAATtcggttttcttttttgtcctaATAATAAGGTGAACAATTCTGAGTTTTTGCCGGTGTTCTGAGGTTTCTACTGTTCACGTCATTTGAGTTGTTAGAGGTGCTCTGAAAACTAATGTTTTGTATGTGTGAAGGTTGAAAGTTACTCTATTTAACTTTTTAGGAGATAGAACTTTCATTCGGTTGGATATATTACAACTGCAGTATTAGATATTTGGTAAGGTTGGGCTCAGAGTTGAAAATTGTTTCTGCAATATCGTGTCCTAAGGTCTGTTCCTGTCTCTTTTAAGGGTTTCTGCAATATTGTCTTATGCTCCTGTCTCATTTGTATCCGCATATGgactgtattattttttatcatcgtCCTGTTTCTGTTCTGTTGTGTTACTCAAGACTATTTGCTATCTTGTATCGAGCATGGGTTTAAATGCCTTGATCAAGATTGTGGTTTGCCCTTACAAAAGTTGTTCTTCTGGGGGGCGGAGGGGGTGCTAATATTAAGCTGCTGCAGTCTCGAAGCTTGTTCTTGtccttggaaaaaagaaagaaaggttgGATACTGGTTGTTTTCCTAGTTTTCCTATTATTATGGGCGTATTAGAAAACAATTTACTGACTTAGGCAATGGATAAACCACTAGCAGAGGGTTGCTACATGCCATGAAATAAATGGTGAATATCTCCTGTCACGGCAGCAAATAACTTGTCGCAGTCTCCAATAGGTGTTTAAGtttcagaatttaaaaaaaaaacttatttttttcgacttgttttcacttaaaaatacctGAAAACTCACCccaaaacctttaaaaaacaatttgcaaccACAGAGCAACATCCAATCtctctgaaaaacaaaaaataatcatgtaagGGAATTTAACGCCCCCGAGTAAACCTTTGACGAAAGGATAAAGGTGAGCTATCACCCCGAAAGCAAACAAAGGCCCCCGTGAGTCATGCCCATTATTTATAGCATTTGAGACGCCAGCCACGACTCCATCCAGGTTTATCATCAGCAATGTTGTTGGTGGGATGAGCAACGTGGTCCACTTAAATGCAGACAGCTCTGAGAATTCATCATGGAATATGTGAGGCTGGGTGATGTTTATTTAACGTTATGCTACTTTCCAAAAGCATTTACTTTGTACAAATAGCATCTGCTTGCGTGTGATAAAATGTTAGATATTTCACTTTTGGAAAGCTCCATGCACAGTTGCACGGGAATGCTGCGGCCATAAATGCTAAATTATTATGGATTAATTACTCATCTGAGAAATTATTACCTAAGATATGCACTCCAAGAAAGTGCCTTTTATCGCTGAGGGTTCCATAATATATTGTAATTAGGTAGATCAATGGGTGGAGTTGGTAGGTAGTTCTCCTCTATGTTGTTGAATCTCTTTATTCATTTTGCTAGAAGAAAAATGAGGAACAAGTAGAAGAAATAAGAGAGAAGAGCGAAATAATGCAATTCTACATTAAAATCAATTCTTTATGGTATAGATTCCACTATTCTCATGCATTCTTTGAATTATCTACGGAATTGTAACTAACTCTTAACTAACTAACTAATTCAATCAACTAATCTTGATACGTAAAATACGCTAATTAATACGTTTCAAATATACTAACAATGACTATTGCATTTTTGCTATATTTATCATACATTGTTGTTAAGTTTCTTTCATCAATCATTGGCTCGTAACAATACTCCCCTCTTCGAGAGATCCTTATTCACAAGAATTTttgcaaatatttaaaaattattcattgagtttttttctattaacCTTATGAGTTTTATTTAGAGTCATCTATAATGAAGACCCTCTATTATAGAGCTTAATGTTTTTCATATTATGAGTGTCAAACAAATCAAATGGATCTCTTTttggcacaaaaaaaaataacctttaacTCTAGTTGACCCTTAATAGAGAAGTGCTTAACAATCAAATAATCATCCTATGCGTTGGTCAAACTCTTGTAGGAAGAAGCATACTCTTTCTTGGTGATCTCTTCAAGCTTGCACAACCAAATAGGCTTCTCTTTGTAATGGAATTGTCACAAATCCTCcttaatctttttcttcttggatGCACTCTTCTTAATCATCTTTAATCTTgctt belongs to Populus nigra chromosome 18, ddPopNigr1.1, whole genome shotgun sequence and includes:
- the LOC133678625 gene encoding uncharacterized protein LOC133678625 isoform X2, with the protein product MAMIEFSQEWKSGFPIDTVSKAPLLLSKQASESLIGPLIFNPIPESLAHLFTSPALSPPLLNPPPHLSLTRFISTSTLADSPLPLSTASSIAFSFGPQDLHFSSPLLAYNRLQFLKCPHDDTVVVFFSTGTNLDRIGFLLLSVKDKSLVATGDQKGGIFTASKSLGSKIVRVLVNPIEDDSFLNGFGIILGSFWNCEFSLFCYGPSFPPRKGSIALEISKFSSCLYAWDHPSGLMLSGDDCQRGDCLVREQFWKEALPEWTDWQQKKDIVLGFGVLSNDLSSLLFEPDEFGGFVLIRLMSSGKLESQRYCASWELVKNIGVAQRDPMLHPEDNLLYFMGDEEYKVPRKFKYFELNYLHAHLNGKLSQVLDSNMAKPCECPHEKELFSLEFHEVLCKKLKICGFGRFRTSPAITVTFNDINLPTSIHEVALRRMWAELPMEFLQLAFSSYSEFHEVLLDQKRVALEFSVVPELPQLPPFFLRKPSNHSNRCSRKVQSSDALVGPALPLPILSTLHELRNGCPNSQEETGGFSSESELSVRCNEVMQVAKEVAVSDSTTKLQDDNAISLDDDRDDFLDHSEKPKSFLLYHPTACQLSFQVHKEDNCVYQDDTFASMITKVHEKQSPHPEKVETFKLEFFDDLCPIDLKFDAREVKFSSQESKISNLLKKNFSKWQEEFTPYREFCSQFTSPRDKMA
- the LOC133678625 gene encoding uncharacterized protein LOC133678625 isoform X1; translated protein: MAMIEFSQEWKSGFPIDTVSKAPLLLSKQASESLIGPLIFNPIPESLAHLFTSPALSPPLLNPPPHLSLTRFISTSTLADSPLPLSTASSIAFSFGPQDLHFSSPLLAYNRLQFLKCPHDDTVVVFFSTGTNLDRIGFLLLSVKDKSLVATGDQKGGIFTASKSLGSKIVRVLVNPIEDDSFLNGNYSFSGSFGYLLVYTMYSVNWFCVKYSESMKRPVLSYLGCKNFKSCGIASACWSPYIKVQSVVLLENGTLFLFDLEADCSDMYFRGTKLKVSWGNEGKLGDCKWLGCEFSWHCRVLIVARSDAVFMIDWKCGGFDVTCLARIDMFSAYALSEKERFLAMSRAVSDSLHFALVSETMLVICDVRKPMIPLLQWAHGLDKPCFIDVFRLSDLRSNSRDDTHDWANSSGFGIILGSFWNCEFSLFCYGPSFPPRKGSIALEISKFSSCLYAWDHPSGLMLSGDDCQRGDCLVREQFWKEALPEWTDWQQKKDIVLGFGVLSNDLSSLLFEPDEFGGFVLIRLMSSGKLESQRYCASWELVKNIGVAQRDPMLHPEDNLLYFMGDEEYKVPRKFKYFELNYLHAHLNGKLSQVLDSNMAKPCECPHEKELFSLEFHEVLCKKLKICGFGRFRTSPAITVTFNDINLPTSIHEVALRRMWAELPMEFLQLAFSSYSEFHEVLLDQKRVALEFSVVPELPQLPPFFLRKPSNHSNRCSRKVQSSDALVGPALPLPILSTLHELRNGCPNSQEETGGFSSESELSVRCNEVMQVAKEVAVSDSTTKLQDDNAISLDDDRDDFLDHSEKPKSFLLYHPTACQLSFQVHKEDNCVYQDDTFASMITKVHEKQSPHPEKVETFKLEFFDDLCPIDLKFDAREVKFSSQESKISNLLKKNFSKWQEEFTPYREFCSQFTSPRDKMA
- the LOC133678136 gene encoding uncharacterized protein LOC133678136 isoform X1; translated protein: MVIKLWSVSFERSCRKIMESRGVASHSNIVSSREKKAKRREILEKKKAIDELIKAASSEKDHLVYFQPFCHYNRNGLSVFLESGSGDKLSSSVKRYIQNLLKVNMEVAFGPEWSSEEKVKCRDMVASEARYIFVHEAPNASVDEISMKLDKSPLVGFVHYRFTLEEDIPVLYVYEIQLESHVQGKGLGKFLMQLIELIARKSCMGAVVLTVQKANAVAMNFYRSKLRYTISSISPSRVDPLMGLEKSYEILCKAFDHEAKVILEVSRLHCHQQHCPVHSGDKFFC
- the LOC133678136 gene encoding uncharacterized protein LOC133678136 isoform X2, with translation MVIKLWSVSFERSCRKIMESRGVASHSNIVSSREKKAKRREILEKKKAIDELIKAASSEKDHLVYFQPFCHYNRNESGSGDKLSSSVKRYIQNLLKVNMEVAFGPEWSSEEKVKCRDMVASEARYIFVHEAPNASVDEISMKLDKSPLVGFVHYRFTLEEDIPVLYVYEIQLESHVQGKGLGKFLMQLIELIARKSCMGAVVLTVQKANAVAMNFYRSKLRYTISSISPSRVDPLMGLEKSYEILCKAFDHEAKVILEVSRLHCHQQHCPVHSGDKFFC
- the LOC133678136 gene encoding uncharacterized protein LOC133678136 isoform X3; the encoded protein is MVIKLWSVSFERSCRKIMESRGVASHSNIVSSREKKAKRREILEKKKAIDELIKAASSEKDHLVYFQPFCHYNRNGLSVFLESGSGDKLSSSVKRYIQNLLKVNMEVAFGPEWSSEEKVKCRDMVASEARYIFVHEAPNASVDEISMKLDKSPLVGFVHYRFTLEEDIPVLYVYEIQLESHVQGKGLGKFLMQLIELIARKSCMGAVVLTVQKANAVAMNFYRSKLRYTISSISPSRVDPLMGLEKSYEILCKAFDHEAKVILEGSG